A portion of the Juglans microcarpa x Juglans regia isolate MS1-56 chromosome 1D, Jm3101_v1.0, whole genome shotgun sequence genome contains these proteins:
- the LOC121237103 gene encoding uncharacterized protein LOC121237103: MASWKKTITTPFKKACTFFNQQPRDQKKPQPENENRALDLHGEVMACAYEDVQVMWSILDKSKSTSCNITS; the protein is encoded by the exons ATGGCTTCTTGGAAAAAAACCATCACAACCCCATTCAAAAAAGCCTGCACTTTCTTCAACCAGCAGCCGAGGGATCAAAAGAAGCCACAACCAG AGAATGAGAATCGTGCGTTGGATTTGCATGGTGAAGTGATGGCATGCGCTTATGAAGATGTTCAGGTGATGTGGTCAATTCTGGACAAGTCCAAGTCCACATCCTGCAATATTACTTCTTGA